CTGACCCACGGCGGTGACGAGGAGGGGGCCGAGCTCTGGGACGTCGACCTCTCCGACGGTCAGACCCTCACCATCGGCGGCGCCGCGGTCACCGTCCTCCACACTCCGGGCCACGCGCCCGGAGCGGTCTGCCTCTACGTCCACGACCTGGGCTGCGTCTTCACCGGCGACACCCTCTTCGAGGGCGGCCCCGGCGCGACCGGCCGGTCCTACAGCGACGCCGACCTCATCAAGGACTCCATCCGGCGCCGGCTCCTCGAGCTGCCCGACGAGACGGTCGTGCACACGGGCCACGGACCCGACACCACGATCGGGGCCGAGCGCGGGAACGTCTGAGGGCGGGACGTCCCAGCGCGAGCGCCGTCAGGCGGTCAGCCAGCCGGCCGGCGGCCGCAGCCACGGCGACTCCGCCAGGATCCGCCGGCGCCGCTCCTCCCGGCGCTCGTCGAGGTGGACGGCCTCGGCGACGCACTGGGTGAGCGAGGGATGGTCGACGGGCGTCCCGTCGAGCAGCCGGTGGAGGTGCCGCAGCGTGGTGTGGAACCTGATCGCCGGGTCGCGTCGGGCCCGCGACCGTCGCCGCCACAGCAGCCAGTCGGCCGTGGACCCCGACCCCCGCGGTACCCACCAGCCGGCCACGGTGAGGTCGACGTGCGCCGGGTAGCGACGCCCGCTCCGGTCCCGCGCCCCGTCTCCCCGCAACGGCAGCACCTCCTTGTCCGTCGCTGGGTCCTCGACGCGCACGCGCAGGCGGGCCAGCCGCATGAGCTCCTG
This genomic stretch from Nocardioides renjunii harbors:
- a CDS encoding MBL fold metallo-hydrolase, whose amino-acid sequence is MAGPRGVRVDHAVVSGTFTLDGETFDVDNNVWVVGDDEQCIVIDAPHDVEAILEVVAGRAVKAIVCTHAHDDHVRVAPALRVATGAPILLHPDDRPLWELTHGGDEEGAELWDVDLSDGQTLTIGGAAVTVLHTPGHAPGAVCLYVHDLGCVFTGDTLFEGGPGATGRSYSDADLIKDSIRRRLLELPDETVVHTGHGPDTTIGAERGNV
- a CDS encoding helix-turn-helix transcriptional regulator — encoded protein: MDAQPQAEGMSKEELEWFLMGPTDGGVPGLVRRVRRILDVSQRGLAAIVGVSQSVVARWETGRTSPRVSALQELMRLARLRVRVEDPATDKEVLPLRGDGARDRSGRRYPAHVDLTVAGWWVPRGSGSTADWLLWRRRSRARRDPAIRFHTTLRHLHRLLDGTPVDHPSLTQCVAEAVHLDERREERRRRILAESPWLRPPAGWLTA